In Phycisphaerales bacterium, the following proteins share a genomic window:
- a CDS encoding PLP-dependent transferase — MSYRFDTLAIHAGQPNDALTGAVVTPIYQTTTYAQHELGGQPDYCYSRTGNPGRTALESSLAALEGARYGLAFASGLAAVNALLQTLSAGDHVVASQDLYGGCYRIFTKIFSRFGVTFSLIDTTDVRNVERAITGATRLLWLETPSNPLLRITDIQACCAVARARGIRSVVDNTFATPVHQQPLQLGADIVLHSTTKYIGGHCDVLGGALVTNDEETFAELKFVQNATGAVPGPQECFLLLRGIKTLSLRVRQHAANAQRIAEHLEAHPEVRRVIYPGLGSHPQHELAKRQASGFGAVVSVEFEGGIERVRSLIGQLRLWPLAESLGGVKSLLCHPATMTHAAVEPAERRRIGIGDGLLRLSVGIEDVHDLIDDLDAALEQSARAGREEQVSA, encoded by the coding sequence ATGTCTTACCGCTTTGACACGCTGGCGATCCACGCCGGCCAGCCCAACGACGCCCTCACCGGCGCCGTCGTTACGCCCATCTACCAGACCACCACCTACGCCCAGCATGAACTTGGCGGACAGCCCGACTACTGCTACTCGCGCACGGGCAATCCCGGGCGCACGGCCCTCGAGTCCAGCCTGGCCGCACTCGAAGGCGCGCGATACGGGCTCGCGTTTGCGAGCGGGCTCGCGGCCGTCAACGCCCTGCTCCAGACCCTCAGCGCGGGCGATCATGTCGTCGCTTCGCAGGATCTCTACGGCGGGTGCTACCGCATCTTCACGAAGATCTTCTCGCGTTTCGGCGTCACCTTCTCGCTCATCGACACGACGGACGTGCGCAACGTCGAGCGGGCCATCACTGGCGCGACCCGGCTACTCTGGCTCGAAACACCGTCGAATCCGCTGCTGCGGATCACGGATATCCAGGCGTGCTGCGCCGTCGCGCGAGCGCGCGGCATCCGCAGCGTCGTGGACAACACGTTTGCCACGCCGGTGCATCAGCAGCCGCTGCAACTCGGGGCCGACATCGTCCTGCACTCGACGACCAAGTACATTGGCGGGCACTGCGATGTGCTCGGCGGAGCCCTGGTGACCAACGACGAAGAGACATTCGCCGAATTGAAGTTCGTGCAGAATGCAACCGGCGCCGTTCCGGGGCCGCAGGAGTGCTTCCTGCTGCTGCGCGGCATCAAGACGCTCTCGCTGCGCGTGCGCCAGCACGCCGCCAATGCCCAGCGCATCGCCGAACATCTCGAAGCGCACCCAGAGGTGCGACGCGTGATCTATCCGGGGCTGGGCAGTCACCCGCAGCATGAACTCGCGAAGCGCCAGGCGTCGGGCTTCGGCGCCGTCGTCAGCGTCGAATTCGAAGGCGGCATCGAGCGGGTGAGGTCGCTCATCGGCCAGTTGCGCCTCTGGCCGCTGGCCGAGAGCCTCGGCGGCGTGAAGTCGCTGCTGTGCCACCCCGCGACCATGACCCACGCCGCGGTCGAGCCGGCCGAGCGTCGTCGCATCGGAATCGGCGACGGCCTCTTGCGCCTCTCGGTCGGCATCGAGGACGTGCACGACCTCATCGACGACCTCGATGCAGCGCTGGAGCAGTCGGCGCGGGCCGGGCGGGAAGAGCAGGTGTCGGCATGA